In the genome of Patescibacteria group bacterium, one region contains:
- a CDS encoding DegT/DnrJ/EryC1/StrS family aminotransferase gives MINVSKPVIEQDEIDVVVEVLKSGMIVQGPKTAELEEKFAKYCGTKYAVAFNSGTAAIHAGLYAMGIGEEDEVITTPFTFVATANPILMQGAKVVFADISEDDFNLDPAEVEKKITDTTKAIIPVDLYGQVYDYEKISKIAEKHSLKILEDACQAVGAEQNDKRAGNFGDVAAFSLYATKNMMSGEGGLITTNDEKLAEKCKMFRHHGQSETLRYEYVDLGYNYRLTDMAAAIALVQLGKIDEFNKRRNANATRLEEGLKNIKGLILPKRKEGNFHVYHQFTIRITKDFALSRDELIEEMKNRGVGAGVYYPKPLHLHSHFQKLGYKEGDFPIAEKMSKEVVSLPVHPSLANEEVEKIIKAIKDIANGN, from the coding sequence ATGATTAATGTATCAAAACCGGTTATCGAGCAAGACGAGATAGATGTGGTCGTGGAAGTCTTAAAGAGCGGAATGATAGTGCAGGGCCCGAAAACGGCGGAGCTTGAGGAAAAGTTTGCAAAGTACTGCGGGACTAAGTACGCAGTGGCATTCAATAGCGGCACAGCGGCAATCCATGCTGGCCTATATGCAATGGGGATCGGCGAAGAGGATGAGGTAATTACGACCCCTTTTACCTTTGTCGCAACCGCTAATCCGATCCTGATGCAGGGCGCAAAAGTGGTTTTCGCCGATATTTCTGAAGATGATTTTAATCTTGATCCGGCCGAAGTTGAAAAGAAAATTACCGATACAACTAAGGCAATTATCCCCGTTGATCTCTACGGTCAAGTTTATGATTATGAAAAAATTTCAAAGATAGCTGAAAAGCATAGCCTCAAGATTTTAGAAGATGCCTGCCAAGCAGTCGGCGCAGAGCAAAATGATAAGCGGGCAGGTAATTTTGGTGATGTGGCGGCCTTTTCCCTGTATGCTACAAAAAATATGATGTCCGGTGAAGGTGGGCTTATTACTACCAACGATGAAAAGCTGGCTGAAAAGTGCAAGATGTTCAGGCATCATGGCCAATCTGAAACATTGAGGTACGAATACGTTGATTTGGGCTACAATTACCGCCTGACGGATATGGCAGCCGCGATTGCTCTAGTCCAGCTTGGCAAAATCGATGAATTCAATAAAAGGCGCAATGCGAATGCAACTAGATTGGAAGAAGGGCTCAAAAATATTAAAGGGCTTATTTTGCCCAAGAGAAAAGAAGGAAATTTTCACGTTTACCATCAGTTTACAATCAGAATAACCAAGGATTTTGCATTGTCCCGGGATGAACTCATCGAGGAGATGAAAAACCGCGGAGTAGGGGCCGGAGTGTATTATCCTAAACCTTTGCACCTGCATTCTCATTTCCAAAAGCTTGGCTACAAAGAGGGTGATTTTCCAATAGCAGAAAAGATGTCGAAAGAAGTTGTGTCTTTGCCGGTCCATCCGTCATTGGCAAATGAAGAAGTCGAGAAAATTATTAAGGCTATAAAGGATATTGCAAATGGAAACTAG
- a CDS encoding Gfo/Idh/MocA family oxidoreductase, whose product MPNKKKRKVGLIGCGMIYTRHMEAITSNPEDFELVALCDIDDKKLENRATENQVPGFTDYKKMLKDMKGKMDFVSIATPNSLHYEMAIEALSNGYDILIEKPIDFKHDRVQEISKLAKKLKRNAFAVLQVRYNPTVNMVKEALDKGYLGNIRSVSLIQRWQRPETYFDSWRADLKTGGRTLYEVGIHYLDIVQLLFGVPEVKASATFNNKHKNVKFEDTVFSIYQFPQGASGSCEVTIASEPSNLECSVSIMGSEGFIKIGGRALDAIDRAMFESQIFEKKWDNLVERYGESLEPNSYGTHAGSCPNHPTLYAEIAKGKGISIDEAINSIKFIERIYGKEV is encoded by the coding sequence ATGCCAAATAAGAAGAAGCGCAAAGTTGGCTTGATCGGCTGCGGGATGATTTACACCCGCCACATGGAAGCCATTACATCAAATCCTGAAGATTTTGAGCTAGTTGCTCTGTGTGATATAGATGACAAAAAATTAGAAAATCGTGCAACGGAGAATCAAGTTCCCGGATTTACTGACTACAAGAAAATGTTGAAAGATATGAAGGGTAAGATGGATTTTGTTTCGATTGCTACGCCGAACAGCCTGCATTACGAAATGGCTATCGAAGCTTTATCAAACGGATACGACATCCTAATTGAAAAGCCCATTGATTTTAAACACGACAGGGTCCAGGAGATCTCAAAGCTGGCGAAGAAATTAAAAAGGAATGCGTTTGCAGTCCTGCAGGTAAGATATAATCCCACCGTGAATATGGTGAAAGAAGCCCTGGATAAAGGGTATTTAGGCAATATCAGATCGGTAAGTTTGATTCAGCGTTGGCAGCGCCCGGAAACCTATTTTGATTCTTGGCGGGCTGATCTCAAAACAGGTGGACGCACTTTGTACGAAGTAGGAATTCACTACCTAGATATTGTCCAATTGCTCTTTGGTGTGCCTGAAGTAAAAGCTTCTGCTACCTTCAACAACAAGCACAAAAATGTAAAATTTGAAGATACGGTCTTTTCAATTTATCAATTTCCGCAAGGCGCGTCTGGTTCTTGCGAGGTGACCATAGCTTCGGAACCGTCAAATCTTGAGTGTTCGGTCTCGATCATGGGATCCGAGGGATTCATCAAAATCGGAGGGCGTGCCCTCGATGCAATAGACCGGGCAATGTTCGAAAGCCAAATTTTCGAAAAAAAGTGGGATAATCTTGTCGAAAGATACGGAGAATCATTGGAACCGAATTCTTATGGAACCCATGCTGGTTCTTGTCCCAACCACCCCACTCTTTATGCGGAAATCGCGAAAGGGAAAGGCATTTCGATAGATGAGGCAATTAATTCTATTAAATTTATCGAGAGAATTTATGGCAAAGAGGTATAA
- a CDS encoding glycosyltransferase, which translates to MEKKPLVSIVLFTYNVERWIENNLKSMNAQKFKDFEIVMVDKYSTDKTQEIARKFKNVKIYNAPIERSTQANYGVKKARGKYVFLTGADFEYHPLYLKKCVELCEKKGYDAVYTSVVTKNNTFFGRCKALERLCYVGDDEHESARFVKRDVFLKLGGYDENLVAAEDYDFQRRLNKQGYKTGRVDVIAEYHLGEEETLRHIVRRSFYYGKTLYQFLQKYKGSSVVQMSPVRTTYFKHWRIWLKDPLHTLGFIFFKITQYFFGSLGMLTAIIVNYKGINSEKGSK; encoded by the coding sequence ATGGAGAAAAAACCGCTAGTTTCAATCGTTCTATTTACATACAATGTGGAGAGATGGATTGAGAATAATCTCAAATCGATGAATGCCCAGAAATTCAAAGATTTTGAAATTGTCATGGTGGACAAATATAGCACCGACAAAACTCAAGAAATTGCCAGAAAGTTTAAAAATGTGAAAATATATAACGCGCCAATCGAGCGTTCGACCCAGGCTAATTATGGTGTTAAAAAAGCTCGCGGTAAATATGTGTTTTTGACGGGTGCTGATTTCGAGTATCACCCTCTTTATCTGAAAAAATGCGTCGAGCTGTGCGAAAAGAAGGGCTATGACGCAGTTTATACATCAGTCGTTACGAAGAACAATACTTTCTTTGGTAGATGCAAGGCTCTTGAGAGGCTTTGCTATGTTGGTGATGATGAACATGAGTCGGCGAGATTTGTGAAAAGAGATGTTTTTTTGAAATTAGGTGGCTACGATGAAAATTTAGTTGCGGCCGAGGATTATGATTTTCAACGCAGGCTAAACAAACAGGGTTACAAAACTGGCAGGGTAGATGTGATCGCAGAATATCATCTTGGGGAAGAAGAGACTTTGCGCCATATTGTCCGCCGATCATTCTACTATGGAAAAACTCTGTATCAATTTCTGCAGAAATATAAGGGATCCAGCGTCGTACAGATGTCACCGGTACGGACAACTTACTTCAAACACTGGAGAATTTGGCTCAAAGACCCACTCCATACATTAGGTTTTATTTTCTTCAAGATCACCCAATATTTCTTTGGAAGCCTTGGTATGCTGACGGCAATCATTGTAAATTATAAAGGAATAAATTCCGAGAAGGGGAGCAAGTGA
- a CDS encoding acyltransferase, whose product MDYFKHETADVSDKAKIGKGTKIWNWCQVRENATIGENCIIGKNAYVDTGAIVGNNVKIQNNASVYDGVTLEDGVFVGPHVCFTNDKIPRAINEDGSLKGGAETGDWEISKILVKRGASIGANSTILPGVTIGEFAMVGAGSVVTRNVPDYTLVLGNPARAYGIVDKSGKIVSKELVDEPASVN is encoded by the coding sequence ATGGATTATTTTAAACATGAGACTGCCGATGTTTCAGACAAAGCGAAAATCGGCAAGGGCACGAAAATCTGGAATTGGTGCCAGGTGAGAGAAAATGCCACAATAGGTGAAAATTGCATTATCGGAAAAAATGCATACGTCGATACGGGTGCTATCGTTGGCAACAATGTAAAAATTCAAAATAATGCCTCTGTCTATGACGGCGTGACTTTGGAAGACGGCGTTTTTGTCGGGCCTCATGTTTGTTTTACGAATGATAAGATTCCTCGTGCAATAAATGAAGACGGATCACTAAAAGGCGGCGCTGAAACCGGCGACTGGGAAATTTCCAAAATTCTTGTAAAGCGGGGTGCTTCCATCGGTGCAAACTCTACAATCTTGCCCGGAGTGACGATCGGAGAATTTGCGATGGTTGGCGCTGGATCAGTCGTGACCAGGAATGTTCCAGACTATACACTGGTACTCGGCAATCCGGCAAGGGCGTATGGAATTGTCGACAAGTCTGGCAAAATTGTCAGCAAGGAACTTGTCGATGAACCGGCAAGCGTCAATTAA